The Vibrio sp. 16 genome segment AGACATAGCTCAGATAGGATATAGATTGTGATTCCACCAAGGACTGTTTCTGCGTATTTCACGTTGTGCGCGCTTGGGTTTATCCTTTCCCTAAGTTCAACCTCTATCAGTTATGCGGCCTCTGACGCAGAATTGAAGGGAGTGAGCGGTGAAATATCGCGCCAAAAACAATCCTTAAGTAGCCAACAAAAAAAACTCGACGACCTACAAAAGTCACTCCGCAATCAGGAAACCACAATTGCGCGTTTACGCAGTGATATCAAAAAGACGAAGGCATCACTCGATCAAACCAATCAGAACATTGAGTCCCTGCAAGAGAACATCTCGCACTTAGAAGCGCAAAAGAAAGCGCAAAGCGACAAGCTTGCAGAGTTAGTCCAAACCTATTACATCACCCAACGCGCTAAATCCTCTTCTAACATACTCAATCATGGTGTCGAAGAAGATAGGATCAGTCAGTATTTTCAACACTTAGCCAAACAACGCGCTGAGACAATTCATGAGCTAGAGCAAACGGTCGAACAACTTGAACTCAGCCATCAGCAACTCAAACTTGAGCAACAAGAGATAACGGCACTCCTAACGCAACAAACCCAAAAAAGCGATCAATTAACAAAAACACAATCGCAGCGCAAAGGAACGGTCTCGAAAATTAAAAAGAGCATTTCAAACGACAAAGTGTACCTGTCAGAACTTCAGCGCAATGAAACTCGCCTAAAAGCAGAAATCGCCAAAGCCGCGAAGCGAAATGCGGTGCCTATGGACGGTTTAGCTCGCCAAAAAGGCAAACTGCCTTGGCCGGTCAAAGGTAGAGTGCTACATAATTACGGGACAAAACAAACTGGCCAGCTTAACTGGAAAGGTATGGTCATCAACGCCAACTACGGTCAGTCAGTGAAAGCCGTCTATTCAGGCACAGTGGTCTTTGCGGATTATCTACGTGGCTATGGCTTGGTTGTTTTGCTTGACCACGGCAAAGGCGATATGACGCTATACGGCTTTAATCAAAGCCTGCTAAAGAAAGAAGGCGACAAGGTCACTGCGGGGGAAACTATCGCCCTCGCGGGAGATACTGGCGGACAATCAAGACCATCACTCTACTTTGAGATTCGCCGAAACAGCAAAACCCAAAACCCTAAATCGTGGTTAACCCGCTAATTTGCTTAAATGGATTGGCCACGATAGTAAGCCTCAACAATCTCAATAAAGTGCTCAAGCTGCTCTTTAGGTAAAACGTTCACACCAGCTGCTGCTGCGCGACCACCGCCAGTGACGAACTGAGAACAAATATCTCCGGCACCTTGCTTGTTATTCAATGGCGCTCTCAATGAGACGGTATACGTTCCATCACTGTTTTGGGTCAATACGGCATGCGCACGATCGGGAGACTGGTTGGCTAAGAGATTGCCATACACGCCACTGATTCTTCTTGAGGCTGCACAATTAGGCAGTGCGAACACACCTAACACCTCACTTTGATATTGCGCTTCGGTTGTTAACGCTAGGTCCATATCCTGCTGATACGCTGACTGAAGTACGTAGAATGGCGATGATTTGTCAGCAAGTAACGCAAAAGGGGTATCGTAAGCTAACAGTGCTTTAAAAAGATCATCCGGAGCATAATGAAGATCGCCAACATTCGCGCCATACCCATTGTAGTTGATCAGGATTCCTAACTCTTTGAGTTGCGCTTTCTCCAAGGCGCTCAAACCCGCCTTGTCAGCCAGTTGATCCGCTTTAGCTACCAGATTGTCACCATATGCAGCGGTAATCGCCCAAGTATGGAAGCGGCCGTTTAACAGCTCATCGACTATTAGTGCGGTACAATTGTTTGCGTCTAGGTCAATATGCGCCTCTAGATTCGGATGGTCTGGAATCTCTCCTGCTTTGTGATGATCCGCGTAAAACACTCGAGCGCCGTTAGCCAACGCCTGACGAAGTTCTGCATGATTCTGAGCCATAGAGATATCAAGAACAGTAAGAGTATCGCCAGCAGATACTGACAACGTCTTTAGCAGTTGAACATCTCGCTTAACTCCCGTCACTAACGTGGATTCCATGGGCTGAGCCAAGCGCAGTTGCAACAGAGCGATGATGCCATCCGCATCGCCATTAAAAACATCGTAGTGCATAGAATAAACCCATCAAAGTATCTGACTACACTTTAATGGGTTCGAAAACTGAGGACAATTTGAATTGGTTATATCTTAGGTAAGATTCGATGCGAGACAAGCACTTATGCGTGGATCGCTTTTACTCCATCTTCCAGCAGCTGTAGTTGCTCAAGACCTTGTTCGGTCGCTTTGGGCTTCACCACGGCGATCATTTGCAACATACCTTGGTGGATGACTTGCTCCGTGATTTGAGTCTTTGGTGACATCGCGGCTTGATAGCCCAACCAGCTGCACGCGATAAGATGCAGTGTCGTCACGAGAGGCTTCATTTCGCTCTCTTCGACATTCAGCAGCTCCAACCCGACAAAGACTCGCATAATGTTAACTAGATTGGTTTGTAACTTTTCCTGTACCTGAATGTATTCCTCATGCAACTGTTCGTCTCGCTGCAGAATCTCTGGCA includes the following:
- a CDS encoding TetR/AcrR family transcriptional regulator, with product MKTRDKIVLAALELFNQHGERNITTNHIAAHIDISPGNLYYHFRNKQEIVREIFALYSNELLERFTPIQAQQESLVMLKHYLDSIFTLMWKYRFFYANLPEILQRDEQLHEEYIQVQEKLQTNLVNIMRVFVGLELLNVEESEMKPLVTTLHLIACSWLGYQAAMSPKTQITEQVIHQGMLQMIAVVKPKATEQGLEQLQLLEDGVKAIHA
- a CDS encoding murein hydrolase activator EnvC family protein, coding for MLSLSSTSISYAASDAELKGVSGEISRQKQSLSSQQKKLDDLQKSLRNQETTIARLRSDIKKTKASLDQTNQNIESLQENISHLEAQKKAQSDKLAELVQTYYITQRAKSSSNILNHGVEEDRISQYFQHLAKQRAETIHELEQTVEQLELSHQQLKLEQQEITALLTQQTQKSDQLTKTQSQRKGTVSKIKKSISNDKVYLSELQRNETRLKAEIAKAAKRNAVPMDGLARQKGKLPWPVKGRVLHNYGTKQTGQLNWKGMVINANYGQSVKAVYSGTVVFADYLRGYGLVVLLDHGKGDMTLYGFNQSLLKKEGDKVTAGETIALAGDTGGQSRPSLYFEIRRNSKTQNPKSWLTR
- a CDS encoding DHHA1 domain-containing protein, which gives rise to MHYDVFNGDADGIIALLQLRLAQPMESTLVTGVKRDVQLLKTLSVSAGDTLTVLDISMAQNHAELRQALANGARVFYADHHKAGEIPDHPNLEAHIDLDANNCTALIVDELLNGRFHTWAITAAYGDNLVAKADQLADKAGLSALEKAQLKELGILINYNGYGANVGDLHYAPDDLFKALLAYDTPFALLADKSSPFYVLQSAYQQDMDLALTTEAQYQSEVLGVFALPNCAASRRISGVYGNLLANQSPDRAHAVLTQNSDGTYTVSLRAPLNNKQGAGDICSQFVTGGGRAAAAGVNVLPKEQLEHFIEIVEAYYRGQSI